From one Variovorax sp. PBL-H6 genomic stretch:
- a CDS encoding shikimate dehydrogenase family protein — MSFAHMMTISGKTTLIAHVGYPTESFKAPMIYNPWFEARGIDALVVPMGVKPDDYEAFFPLLFRMSNIRGALVTMPHKVTTMALVDTLTPAAKIAGACNAVRKDADGRLVGDQFDGAGFVRGVQRKGCRLEGARVLVSGSGGVGSAIAASLAEAGVAELSVFDTRAESAEALGERLKAHYPALRVATGSKDPAGHDLVVNATPLGMKVDDPLPFDVERIAPSTFVGEVVMKSEYTPLLRAARDKGCAVQVGTDMLFEMIPAYLEFFGYGSATPDELRATARVAY, encoded by the coding sequence GCACGTCGGCTATCCGACCGAGAGCTTCAAGGCGCCGATGATCTACAACCCCTGGTTCGAGGCGCGCGGCATCGATGCGCTCGTCGTGCCCATGGGCGTGAAGCCCGACGACTACGAGGCCTTCTTTCCCTTGCTGTTCCGCATGAGCAACATCCGCGGCGCGCTGGTGACCATGCCGCACAAGGTCACGACCATGGCGCTGGTCGACACGCTCACGCCGGCGGCGAAGATCGCGGGCGCCTGCAACGCGGTGCGCAAGGACGCGGACGGCCGGCTGGTCGGCGACCAGTTCGACGGCGCCGGCTTCGTGCGCGGCGTGCAGCGCAAGGGCTGCAGGCTGGAAGGCGCGCGTGTGCTGGTCTCGGGGAGCGGGGGCGTGGGCTCAGCCATCGCGGCTTCGCTGGCCGAGGCCGGGGTGGCCGAGCTCTCGGTCTTCGACACGCGCGCCGAGTCGGCCGAGGCGCTTGGCGAACGGCTGAAGGCGCACTACCCCGCGCTGCGCGTGGCTACCGGCTCCAAGGACCCGGCGGGGCACGACCTGGTGGTCAATGCCACTCCGCTGGGCATGAAGGTGGACGATCCGCTACCCTTCGATGTCGAGCGGATCGCACCCTCGACCTTCGTCGGCGAGGTCGTGATGAAATCCGAGTACACGCCGCTCCTGCGTGCGGCCCGCGACAAGGGCTGTGCGGTCCAGGTCGGCACCGACATGCTGTTCGAAATGATCCCCGCCTACCTCGAGTTCTTCGGCTACGGCAGCGCCACGCCGGACGAGCTGCGGGCGACTGCGCGGGTGGCTTATTGA
- the pcaB gene encoding 3-carboxy-cis,cis-muconate cycloisomerase: MSIFEGFLSTSETLAVFSDHAFVAAMLRFESALANAQAAEGLIPDSAARSIVGSCKVELFDVAKIVRESGRAGSVAIPLVKSLKEAVGLFNADAVPFVHFGSTSQDVIDSAMALVTREAVALVEADLRKAAQALLVHAKQHAATPILARTLMQPASVTSFGLKCAGWAAPLVRRQARLSEAARRALNVQLGGAVGTLAQMKGQGPAVRRRMARDLGLGDPGQTWHTQRDEWVALGCELGLMVGSLGKIAKDIALMGQYEVGEVAEPSEPGRGGSSAMPHKRNPVASMVALAAAQRAPQRVAALLGAMPQEHERALGAWQAELGEWPQLLMCAHGSVRALAGALPGLQIDAARMRGNIERLRAELPGEAADEWFDPAMAGAASTIALEQVHVLQDQLNERNTQR; encoded by the coding sequence ATGAGTATCTTTGAGGGCTTCCTCTCCACTTCCGAAACCCTGGCCGTCTTCAGCGACCACGCGTTCGTCGCCGCCATGCTGCGCTTCGAGTCCGCGCTGGCGAATGCGCAGGCGGCCGAGGGCCTGATTCCCGATTCGGCCGCGCGCTCCATCGTCGGGAGCTGCAAGGTCGAGCTCTTCGACGTTGCCAAGATCGTGCGCGAGAGCGGGCGCGCCGGCAGCGTCGCGATTCCGCTGGTCAAGAGCCTCAAGGAGGCGGTCGGGCTCTTCAATGCCGATGCCGTGCCATTCGTGCATTTCGGCAGCACCAGCCAGGACGTGATCGACAGCGCGATGGCCCTGGTCACGCGCGAGGCCGTGGCGCTGGTCGAAGCGGACCTGCGCAAGGCCGCGCAGGCGCTGCTGGTGCACGCGAAGCAGCACGCGGCCACCCCGATCCTCGCGCGCACCTTGATGCAGCCGGCTTCGGTGACCAGCTTCGGCCTCAAGTGCGCGGGCTGGGCCGCACCGCTGGTGCGCAGGCAGGCGCGGCTGTCCGAGGCGGCGCGCCGCGCGCTCAACGTCCAGCTCGGTGGCGCCGTCGGGACGCTCGCGCAAATGAAAGGGCAGGGGCCGGCGGTGCGCCGCCGCATGGCGCGGGACCTGGGCCTGGGCGATCCCGGCCAGACTTGGCACACGCAGCGCGACGAATGGGTCGCGCTCGGCTGCGAGCTGGGCCTGATGGTCGGCAGCCTCGGGAAGATCGCGAAAGACATCGCCCTCATGGGCCAATACGAGGTCGGCGAAGTGGCCGAGCCCAGCGAACCCGGCAGGGGCGGCTCCTCCGCCATGCCGCACAAGCGCAATCCGGTGGCCTCGATGGTCGCCTTGGCTGCCGCGCAGCGCGCACCGCAACGCGTTGCCGCGCTGCTGGGCGCGATGCCGCAGGAGCACGAGCGCGCATTGGGCGCCTGGCAGGCCGAGCTGGGCGAGTGGCCGCAACTGCTGATGTGCGCCCACGGCAGCGTGCGCGCCTTGGCCGGGGCCTTGCCCGGCCTGCAGATCGATGCCGCGCGCATGCGTGGCAACATCGAGCGGCTGCGCGCCGAGCTGCCGGGCGAGGCCGCAGACGAATGGTTCGATCCGGCCATGGCCGGCGCGGCCTCCACCATCGCGCTGGAGCAGGTGCATGTCCTGCAGGACCAGCTCAACGAACGGAACACGCAACGATGA
- a CDS encoding carboxymuconolactone decarboxylase family protein, with translation MTASSPPAGDYEAGLLNRRRILGDAWVDKSLANRNAFNSEFQELITRHAWNDIWGRPALGDKTRRFMVLSMMLGTHAYEEFAMHMRAALDGPPESRLTPEEIKEVIMMAAIYCGVPVANHAFGIATGILREKGLLQEEGKKEDMA, from the coding sequence ATGACCGCATCCTCCCCGCCTGCCGGCGACTACGAAGCCGGCCTCCTCAACCGCCGCCGCATCCTCGGCGATGCCTGGGTCGACAAGTCCCTGGCCAACCGCAACGCCTTCAACAGCGAGTTCCAGGAACTGATCACGCGCCACGCGTGGAACGACATCTGGGGCCGCCCGGCGCTGGGCGACAAGACGCGGCGCTTCATGGTGCTGTCGATGATGCTGGGCACGCATGCCTACGAGGAGTTCGCGATGCACATGCGCGCGGCGCTCGACGGCCCGCCCGAGTCGCGGCTGACGCCCGAGGAAATCAAGGAAGTGATCATGATGGCCGCCATCTACTGCGGCGTGCCGGTGGCCAACCATGCCTTCGGGATCGCCACGGGCATCCTTCGCGAGAAGGGCCTGCTCCAGGAAGAAGGCAAGAAGGAAGACATGGCATGA
- a CDS encoding alpha/beta fold hydrolase, with amino-acid sequence MSRLNVLREGEGPIVVLSHALGCDLHMWDGVAEVLARAHTVLRYDHRNHGGSEVVPGPVTMQALADDAAALIGREAGGEPVHFVGLSMGGMTAQALAPKHPQLLRSVVIANSSAYYPDRAPWRTRVETVQAQGVAAIATGAVARWLTPAYATTPEGTEAARRLHATLAATDAAGYIASCEAVAAIDFRESNRSIRTPSLVIAGDRDEATPPSMSEAIAEAIPGAKLARIDAAHLSAVERPVEFAQLLIDFWRSL; translated from the coding sequence ATGAGTCGACTGAACGTGCTGCGCGAGGGCGAGGGGCCCATCGTCGTATTGAGCCATGCTCTCGGCTGCGACCTGCACATGTGGGATGGCGTGGCCGAGGTGCTGGCGCGGGCCCACACGGTGCTGCGCTACGACCATCGCAACCATGGCGGCTCGGAGGTGGTGCCGGGCCCCGTCACGATGCAGGCGTTGGCCGACGACGCGGCCGCGCTGATCGGGCGCGAGGCCGGGGGCGAGCCCGTGCATTTCGTCGGCCTGTCGATGGGCGGCATGACGGCACAGGCGCTCGCGCCGAAGCACCCGCAGTTGCTGCGCAGCGTGGTGATCGCGAACTCTTCGGCGTACTACCCCGACCGCGCACCGTGGCGCACGCGCGTCGAGACGGTGCAGGCGCAGGGTGTGGCGGCTATTGCGACGGGGGCAGTCGCGCGCTGGCTCACACCCGCCTATGCGACCACGCCGGAGGGCACGGAAGCCGCGCGCCGGCTGCACGCAACGCTGGCTGCCACCGACGCGGCCGGCTATATCGCCAGCTGCGAGGCCGTGGCGGCCATCGACTTTCGCGAAAGCAACCGAAGCATCCGGACGCCGTCGCTGGTGATTGCCGGCGACCGGGACGAGGCGACGCCGCCCTCGATGTCCGAGGCCATCGCGGAGGCGATTCCCGGCGCGAAGCTGGCCCGCATCGATGCCGCGCACCTCAGCGCGGTCGAGCGGCCGGTGGAGTTCGCGCAGTTGCTGATCGACTTCTGGCGCAGCCTTTGA
- a CDS encoding type III secretion system chaperone produces the protein MSFHFDPQYISQRLGEVGPDAENLSVIVRDDDSTWTLAFESEVTVLILAEWAEEPARLVLSADIGTPPEGRAAQVHKTALSYNTLWRDTGGARIGMGGEEGGLLLVRELDPDSVQGGEFAGVLEQFAAVAQWWEGYVTAEEIAIPASAPAMAQMAARI, from the coding sequence GTGAGCTTTCATTTCGATCCCCAGTACATCAGCCAGCGCCTCGGCGAGGTCGGTCCCGATGCCGAGAACCTTTCGGTCATCGTCCGGGATGACGATTCCACCTGGACCCTTGCCTTTGAGAGCGAGGTCACCGTTCTCATCCTCGCCGAATGGGCCGAGGAGCCCGCGCGCCTCGTCCTGAGCGCCGACATCGGCACGCCGCCGGAGGGCCGCGCGGCCCAGGTGCACAAGACTGCGCTGTCCTACAACACGCTGTGGCGCGACACCGGGGGCGCCCGTATCGGCATGGGGGGTGAGGAAGGGGGCCTGCTCCTCGTGCGCGAGCTGGACCCGGACAGCGTCCAGGGCGGCGAGTTCGCGGGCGTCCTCGAACAGTTTGCGGCGGTCGCGCAGTGGTGGGAAGGCTACGTCACCGCCGAAGAGATCGCCATACCCGCATCAGCCCCTGCCATGGCGCAGATGGCGGCTCGAATCTAA
- a CDS encoding DsbA family oxidoreductase, producing the protein MPSHLRIDFVSDIACPWCAVGLGALEAALQRVAPEITAELHFQPFELNPHMPREGQDAFEHLHEKYGSTREQQAQIRETIRARGAAVGFEFRREGRSRVYNTFDAHRLLYWAALEDAAKQVALKKALLKAYHADGEDPSDPEVLVRLAGEAGLDPQRARAILASDEYAAETRERERLYTDAGIHSVPAIIIDNKHLISGGQPVEVFERALRQIAGAAPATTALA; encoded by the coding sequence ATGCCCTCCCACCTCCGCATCGACTTCGTCTCCGACATCGCCTGCCCCTGGTGCGCCGTCGGCCTCGGCGCCCTCGAAGCCGCGCTGCAACGCGTGGCCCCCGAGATCACCGCCGAGCTCCACTTCCAGCCCTTCGAACTCAACCCCCACATGCCGCGCGAAGGCCAGGATGCTTTCGAGCACCTGCACGAGAAATACGGCAGCACGCGCGAGCAGCAGGCCCAGATCCGCGAAACGATCCGCGCCCGCGGCGCCGCGGTGGGCTTCGAGTTCCGCAGGGAAGGGCGCTCGCGGGTCTACAACACCTTCGATGCGCACCGCCTGCTGTACTGGGCCGCGCTCGAGGATGCGGCCAAGCAGGTCGCGCTCAAGAAGGCGCTGCTCAAGGCGTATCACGCCGATGGCGAGGACCCGTCCGATCCGGAGGTGCTGGTGCGGCTGGCCGGGGAGGCAGGCCTCGATCCGCAGCGCGCACGTGCCATCCTCGCCAGCGACGAATATGCCGCGGAGACGCGCGAGCGCGAGCGCCTCTACACCGATGCCGGCATCCACTCGGTGCCGGCCATCATCATCGACAACAAGCACCTGATCTCCGGCGGCCAGCCGGTGGAGGTGTTCGAACGCGCGCTGCGCCAGATCGCAGGGGCCGCGCCGGCCACCACGGCGCTGGCCTGA
- a CDS encoding DUF4124 domain-containing protein, which yields MRRILVLCILGGLGSLCTAEVIRCADAAGNVSYTDGACPAGASRVGRVATPEPAPQQSQAERNSDTRPASPPARASAEAAASPPQAPAGPVIIDPRAGADRPTDSRRSDRGDDDSAIDGGYAYPGAYRQPRSRDLRPRVRNCDASGCNDTQGNHYDRAGQLDRYRGLDGKTCRPVGTTTICR from the coding sequence ATGCGCCGCATTCTTGTCCTCTGCATCCTCGGCGGCCTCGGCTCGCTGTGCACTGCCGAGGTGATTCGCTGCGCAGACGCTGCCGGCAATGTGAGCTACACCGACGGCGCGTGTCCTGCGGGCGCGAGCCGCGTCGGGCGTGTCGCAACACCGGAGCCGGCACCCCAGCAAAGCCAGGCAGAGCGCAATAGCGATACCAGGCCGGCCAGCCCGCCGGCGCGAGCGTCGGCGGAGGCCGCTGCAAGCCCGCCGCAAGCGCCAGCGGGCCCGGTCATCATCGACCCTCGCGCCGGCGCCGATCGGCCCACGGACTCTCGCCGCAGCGATCGCGGCGACGACGACTCGGCGATCGATGGCGGCTACGCCTATCCAGGCGCCTATCGGCAACCACGGTCGCGCGACTTGCGGCCGCGCGTGCGCAACTGCGACGCGAGCGGCTGCAACGACACCCAGGGCAACCACTACGACCGAGCCGGCCAGCTCGACCGCTATCGGGGCCTCGACGGCAAGACCTGCCGGCCGGTGGGAACGACGACGATCTGCCGTTGA
- a CDS encoding LysR family transcriptional regulator: MRTIDLDSLEIFRTVVNEGGVIRAAGKLNRVQSNVTTRIRQLEERLGQKLFLRQGRSLALAPAGRKLLPYADRLLRLAEEAEGELRSEVPVGTFRLGSLESTAGSRLPPVLSRFHKLYPGVVVELVSGTTGALLKRLEAFDVEAAFVSQPFSASGFETLAVFDEELVLITARSVASVARPGDLAGATLIAFAQGCSYRRLLEQWLGKGGVQPSRSLEFSSYQAMIACVAAGTGFAIVPLSVLKALRATADVRQHALPERMRANRTHLVWRGTPSVALARLIEMLSKS; encoded by the coding sequence ATGCGAACGATCGACCTCGACTCCCTCGAAATCTTCCGCACCGTGGTGAACGAAGGCGGCGTGATCCGCGCGGCAGGCAAGCTCAACCGCGTACAGTCGAACGTCACCACGCGCATCCGGCAGCTGGAGGAGCGGCTGGGCCAGAAGCTCTTCCTGCGCCAGGGCCGCTCGCTGGCGCTTGCGCCCGCCGGGCGCAAGCTCTTGCCCTATGCAGACCGGCTGCTGCGACTGGCCGAAGAAGCCGAAGGCGAGCTGCGCAGCGAAGTCCCGGTCGGCACCTTCAGGCTGGGCTCTCTGGAGAGCACCGCCGGCAGCCGGCTGCCGCCGGTGCTCTCGCGCTTCCACAAGCTCTATCCGGGTGTGGTGGTCGAACTGGTCAGCGGCACGACCGGTGCGCTGCTGAAGCGCCTGGAGGCCTTCGACGTGGAGGCGGCCTTCGTGTCACAACCCTTTTCCGCGTCCGGCTTCGAGACCCTGGCGGTATTTGACGAAGAGCTGGTGCTGATCACCGCGCGGAGTGTCGCCTCCGTGGCGCGCCCGGGTGACCTCGCGGGCGCCACGCTGATCGCCTTTGCCCAGGGCTGCTCGTACCGGCGGCTGCTGGAGCAATGGCTGGGCAAGGGCGGCGTGCAGCCCTCGCGCTCGCTGGAGTTCTCGTCTTACCAGGCCATGATCGCCTGCGTGGCGGCAGGCACCGGCTTCGCGATCGTGCCGTTGTCGGTGCTGAAGGCGCTGCGGGCCACCGCGGACGTGCGGCAACATGCGCTACCCGAGCGCATGCGCGCCAACCGCACGCACCTGGTGTGGCGCGGCACGCCCTCGGTGGCGCTGGCGCGGCTGATCGAGATGTTGAGCAAGAGCTGA
- a CDS encoding YbfB/YjiJ family MFS transporter, whose protein sequence is MSNPSLTLPRPSFAAICLAGLIALAIAMGIGRFAFTPMLPLMIRAGSADVAAGGWLAAANYAGYLLGALTTARLPLTPQRVALLALALIVASTAAMGWTGSLPAWLLLRFVAGMASAWALVSTSVWCLGWLSRFERPAGPGLLYAGVGAGIALAGLYCWRAGAADVRPDALWLQLGALALAGLAAVALLMPRSMPPAAAVASTTSGPATAGAVSWSLVICYGLLGFGYILPATFLPVLARAVVDDPAVFGAAWPVFGAAAAVSTIFASLALPKVARRHVLAGSHALMAVGCLLPVLHLSALTVLLAALLVGGTFMVATMAGMQEARARTLGNPTRALGRMTAAFAIGQMVGPVLSSLLSGSAQGFGGLFIALAIGALALAGSAWWLARAA, encoded by the coding sequence ATGTCGAATCCTTCCCTCACCCTGCCGCGGCCCTCCTTTGCAGCGATCTGCCTGGCCGGCCTGATCGCGCTGGCGATCGCGATGGGTATCGGCCGCTTTGCCTTCACGCCCATGCTGCCGCTGATGATCCGCGCCGGCAGCGCCGATGTCGCGGCTGGCGGATGGCTGGCCGCCGCCAACTACGCCGGCTACCTGCTGGGCGCGCTCACGACGGCGCGCCTTCCGCTCACGCCGCAGCGGGTAGCGCTCCTGGCCCTCGCGCTGATCGTGGCCTCGACCGCCGCGATGGGCTGGACAGGCTCGCTGCCGGCCTGGCTGTTGCTGCGTTTCGTAGCCGGCATGGCCAGCGCGTGGGCGCTGGTGAGTACCAGTGTCTGGTGCCTGGGCTGGCTGTCGCGTTTCGAGCGGCCCGCGGGGCCGGGCCTGCTCTATGCCGGCGTGGGTGCGGGCATCGCGCTCGCCGGTCTTTACTGCTGGCGCGCGGGCGCTGCGGATGTGAGGCCCGACGCGCTGTGGCTGCAGCTCGGCGCGCTTGCGCTCGCGGGCCTGGCAGCGGTCGCGCTGCTGATGCCACGGAGCATGCCCCCCGCAGCGGCGGTGGCGTCCACCACGTCGGGGCCGGCAACGGCTGGCGCCGTGTCTTGGAGCTTGGTGATCTGCTACGGCCTGCTCGGCTTCGGCTACATCCTGCCCGCCACCTTCCTGCCGGTCCTGGCGCGCGCAGTGGTCGACGATCCGGCCGTCTTTGGCGCCGCCTGGCCGGTGTTCGGCGCGGCCGCTGCAGTCTCCACGATCTTCGCGAGCCTGGCATTGCCGAAGGTGGCGCGGCGCCATGTGCTGGCAGGCAGCCATGCGCTGATGGCCGTGGGTTGCCTGCTGCCGGTGCTGCACCTGTCAGCGCTCACCGTACTGCTGGCGGCGCTGCTGGTGGGCGGCACCTTCATGGTCGCGACCATGGCCGGCATGCAGGAGGCGAGGGCGCGTACCCTCGGCAACCCCACGCGCGCGCTGGGCCGCATGACCGCCGCCTTCGCGATCGGACAGATGGTCGGGCCGGTGCTGTCCTCCCTCCTCAGCGGCAGCGCCCAGGGCTTTGGAGGTCTCTTCATTGCACTGGCGATTGGGGCGCTGGCGCTGGCCGGCAGCGCCTGGTGGCTGGCGCGTGCCGCATGA
- a CDS encoding carboxymuconolactone decarboxylase family protein, which translates to MFEQGHTLPWSERLPMPAADTLSDAQRKAAQTLIDGPRKGVFGPFIPLLQSPVLMERIGSLGEYLRFGSQLDARVRELVTCAVAREVGNQFEWLLHAQAAVKAGVSTEAIEALRQGRRAAPLADDEQLALDFTLELVRHHGVSEPTYAAAESHFGKQAVVELSALVGYFAMVCWVMNVAHTPGKAAEGQAGLEAFPL; encoded by the coding sequence ATGTTCGAACAAGGCCACACCCTACCCTGGTCCGAGCGCCTGCCCATGCCCGCCGCGGACACCCTGTCCGACGCGCAGCGCAAGGCGGCCCAGACGCTGATCGACGGGCCGCGCAAGGGCGTCTTCGGCCCCTTCATCCCGCTGCTGCAGAGCCCGGTGCTGATGGAGCGCATCGGCAGCCTGGGCGAATACCTGCGCTTCGGCAGCCAGCTCGATGCGCGCGTGCGCGAGCTGGTGACCTGCGCGGTCGCTCGCGAGGTCGGCAACCAGTTCGAATGGCTTCTGCACGCGCAGGCGGCGGTCAAGGCCGGCGTGAGCACCGAAGCCATCGAGGCGCTGCGCCAGGGCCGCCGCGCCGCGCCCCTGGCCGACGACGAGCAGCTCGCGCTCGACTTCACGCTCGAGCTGGTGCGCCACCATGGCGTGAGCGAGCCCACCTATGCCGCCGCCGAGTCCCACTTCGGCAAGCAGGCCGTCGTGGAACTCAGCGCGCTCGTGGGCTACTTCGCGATGGTGTGCTGGGTGATGAACGTGGCGCACACGCCGGGCAAGGCCGCAGAGGGGCAGGCGGGGCTCGAAGCCTTTCCGCTGTAG
- a CDS encoding DUF3014 domain-containing protein → MPEREFDDLRPARESSLWILVVLVVLALGAGAVWWRWSHQQAAPIEASPAATAPEPEVPAPPPAAAAPVEPQNPVDTTADATVPKLNDADAYVNSALAELLGAKAVASFLQTDGFVHRFVATVDNLPRDQAAARIWPVQRTPKRFMASGSGEAQAISLDNGARYTPLVLFAESVNPQRAAVLYQKLYPLFQQAYEELGYPNRHFNDRLVTVIDHLLQAPEPAGPPQVKLVEIKGDTPSERPWVHYEFVDPALESLSAGQKMMIRSGLVNERRLKARLREFRGQIAGGALAKKKAE, encoded by the coding sequence ATGCCCGAACGTGAGTTCGACGATTTGAGGCCGGCGCGCGAGTCCTCGCTGTGGATCCTCGTGGTGCTGGTGGTGCTGGCGCTGGGCGCCGGCGCAGTCTGGTGGCGCTGGTCGCACCAGCAGGCCGCCCCGATCGAAGCAAGCCCGGCCGCCACTGCGCCGGAGCCCGAGGTCCCGGCGCCGCCGCCTGCCGCGGCTGCGCCGGTGGAGCCGCAGAACCCGGTCGACACCACGGCAGACGCCACCGTGCCCAAGCTCAACGACGCCGACGCCTACGTGAACTCCGCACTGGCCGAGCTGCTCGGTGCCAAGGCCGTGGCCAGCTTCCTGCAGACCGACGGCTTCGTGCACCGCTTCGTCGCCACCGTCGACAACCTGCCGCGCGACCAGGCCGCGGCGCGCATCTGGCCGGTGCAGCGCACGCCCAAGCGCTTCATGGCCAGCGGCAGCGGGGAGGCGCAAGCCATCAGCCTCGACAACGGTGCGCGCTACACGCCTCTCGTGCTGTTCGCCGAATCGGTCAACCCTCAGCGCGCGGCAGTGCTCTACCAGAAGCTCTACCCCTTGTTCCAACAGGCGTACGAGGAGCTTGGCTACCCCAACCGCCATTTCAACGACCGCCTGGTCACGGTGATCGATCACCTGCTGCAGGCGCCCGAGCCGGCCGGCCCGCCGCAGGTGAAGCTGGTCGAGATCAAGGGCGACACGCCTTCCGAGCGGCCGTGGGTGCACTACGAGTTCGTCGACCCCGCGCTCGAATCGCTGTCGGCCGGGCAGAAGATGATGATCCGCAGTGGCCTCGTCAACGAGCGCCGGCTGAAGGCAAGGCTGCGCGAATTTCGCGGGCAGATTGCTGGCGGCGCGCTCGCGAAGAAGAAGGCCGAATAG
- a CDS encoding NAD(P)H-hydrate dehydratase: MARPRAAALTEASLAHWPLPDPGPDGDKEARGQVLVIAGSAELPGAALLAGTAALRAGAGKLAIASPASIAPGLALAIPESRVIALPETRGGGIAARGCEALAPLAEKVAAVVIGPGLRDERGSMAFVRRLLPLFRGCTVLLDSIAMSVATQRAFDQPVLLTPHAGEMAHLSGLPKEAVAHDALAVACEAAMRWNACVVLKGASTVIATPQHRAWCFKGGSLGLATSGSGDVLAGLMGGFAARGLRPEHAAAWAVVVHAKAGKNLGRRVGPLGYLARELAAEVPGLIRQFAR, from the coding sequence ATGGCCCGTCCGCGCGCCGCAGCCCTGACCGAAGCGTCGCTGGCGCATTGGCCGCTGCCCGATCCCGGGCCGGACGGCGACAAGGAGGCGCGTGGACAGGTGCTGGTGATTGCGGGCAGTGCGGAGCTGCCCGGCGCCGCGCTGCTCGCCGGTACCGCGGCGCTGCGGGCCGGCGCGGGCAAGCTCGCCATCGCCAGCCCCGCGTCCATCGCGCCGGGTCTGGCGCTCGCGATCCCGGAGTCACGGGTCATCGCATTGCCCGAAACGCGTGGCGGCGGTATCGCCGCGCGCGGCTGCGAGGCGCTGGCGCCGCTTGCCGAGAAGGTCGCGGCCGTGGTCATCGGGCCGGGCTTGCGCGACGAGCGCGGCAGCATGGCTTTCGTGCGCAGGCTGCTGCCACTTTTCCGGGGGTGCACCGTTCTGCTGGATTCGATCGCGATGTCGGTGGCAACGCAACGAGCCTTCGACCAGCCGGTGCTGCTGACCCCGCACGCGGGCGAAATGGCGCACTTGTCCGGCCTGCCCAAGGAGGCGGTCGCTCACGACGCGCTGGCGGTCGCTTGCGAGGCCGCCATGCGCTGGAACGCCTGCGTCGTGCTCAAGGGCGCAAGCACCGTGATCGCGACTCCGCAACACCGCGCCTGGTGCTTCAAGGGCGGCTCGCTCGGACTGGCTACCTCGGGTTCAGGTGACGTGCTGGCCGGTCTGATGGGCGGATTCGCGGCGCGCGGGCTGCGGCCGGAGCACGCCGCAGCCTGGGCCGTCGTGGTGCATGCCAAGGCGGGCAAGAACCTGGGCCGGCGCGTAGGCCCGCTGGGTTATCTGGCGCGCGAGTTGGCCGCGGAAGTGCCAGGCTTGATCCGGCAGTTCGCCCGCTGA
- a CDS encoding histidine phosphatase family protein, with protein MQSNWPQTFWIVRHGQSAGNVARDAAEAGGLPLIELAWRDIDVPLSELGVEQSIALGEWFARLREQEKPEVILCSPYVRARNTAELVAEHGGLSGDRMKLRMDERLREKEFGVLDRLTKVGIRQKHPELDAQRLHVGKFYFRPPGGESWCDVILRLRSLLEMVTREYAGQRVLVVAHQVIVNCLRYLIEHMDEKQILDIDRQGDVPNCAVTSYCAKRRGDADEVLQLDLVNFLAPLREAATPVTRAPDQPTAPKP; from the coding sequence ATGCAATCGAACTGGCCCCAAACCTTCTGGATCGTGCGCCACGGTCAAAGCGCCGGCAATGTCGCGCGCGACGCGGCTGAAGCCGGCGGGCTTCCGCTGATCGAGCTTGCGTGGCGCGACATCGATGTGCCGCTCTCTGAGCTCGGCGTCGAGCAGTCGATTGCGCTCGGCGAGTGGTTTGCCAGGCTGCGCGAGCAGGAGAAGCCGGAGGTGATCCTCTGCTCGCCTTATGTGCGTGCCCGCAACACAGCGGAACTCGTCGCGGAGCATGGCGGCCTGTCGGGCGACAGGATGAAGCTGCGCATGGACGAGCGCCTGCGGGAAAAGGAATTCGGCGTCCTTGACCGGCTGACCAAGGTCGGGATCCGGCAGAAGCATCCCGAACTCGACGCGCAGCGCCTGCACGTGGGCAAGTTCTACTTCCGCCCGCCCGGGGGTGAAAGCTGGTGCGACGTGATCCTGCGCCTGCGCAGCCTCCTGGAGATGGTGACCCGCGAGTACGCCGGCCAGCGCGTGCTGGTCGTGGCGCACCAGGTCATCGTCAACTGCCTGCGCTACCTGATCGAGCATATGGATGAGAAGCAGATCCTCGATATCGACCGGCAGGGAGACGTGCCGAATTGCGCCGTGACCTCCTACTGCGCCAAGCGCCGCGGCGACGCAGACGAGGTGCTGCAGCTCGACCTGGTGAACTTCCTCGCACCGCTGCGCGAAGCCGCCACGCCGGTGACCCGCGCCCCCGACCAGCCGACGGCGCCCAAACCCTGA